The following proteins are encoded in a genomic region of Arcobacter cloacae:
- a CDS encoding response regulator transcription factor, with product MQVDKIKDIIIYTKNLNVLYVEDSFSVQQQTMKMLSSFFKNIEVANNGKVALEIFEKQDFDLIITDIKMPLLDGIGFIEIIRNLDKKIPIIVLSAHDDKDYFLKSINAGIDGYILKPYTLEQIIQTLANIVEKYDFTVKIKNKIKLKNGFIWDKNSKQLSKNNNIIKLSKLEQKIFDFFISSPQSASKSYSEIEYHMFDNYEDNTKKLRNLINRLRLKLDFDLFETVYSYGYTLKYEDE from the coding sequence ATGCAAGTAGATAAAATAAAAGATATTATCATTTATACAAAAAATCTTAATGTACTTTATGTTGAAGATAGTTTTTCCGTTCAACAACAAACAATGAAAATGCTCTCTTCTTTTTTTAAAAATATAGAGGTTGCTAATAATGGAAAAGTTGCGTTAGAAATATTTGAAAAACAGGATTTTGATTTAATTATAACAGATATAAAAATGCCACTTCTTGATGGTATAGGTTTTATAGAAATAATTAGAAATTTAGATAAAAAAATTCCTATAATCGTTCTTTCAGCACATGACGATAAAGATTATTTTTTAAAAAGTATAAATGCTGGAATAGATGGTTATATTTTAAAACCATATACACTTGAACAAATAATTCAAACATTAGCTAATATTGTTGAAAAATATGATTTTACTGTAAAAATAAAAAATAAAATAAAATTGAAAAATGGATTTATTTGGGATAAAAATTCTAAACAACTTTCAAAAAATAATAATATTATAAAATTATCAAAATTAGAACAAAAGATTTTTGATTTTTTCATCTCTTCTCCTCAATCTGCCTCTAAATCTTATAGTGAAATTGAATATCATATGTTTGATAATTATGAAGACAATACAAAAAAATTAAGGAATTTAATAAACAGATTAAGATTAAAATTAGATTTTGATTTATTTGAAACTGTTTATTCTTATGGTTACACTTTAAAATATGAAGATGAATAA
- the ccsA gene encoding cytochrome c biogenesis protein CcsA — translation MKLYDVLFSFKTTLILLVILAIGAGYATFIENDFGTSSARVLVYNNLWYETVLVLTTINLAGIIFKYKMWKNKARFIFHASFVVILIGAGITRYFGYEGIMQIPEGQTVNKMHSLEPYLQVTIKDGDKVYYQDFQEEFTSLFPELNKFSHKVIFENKSLEINYKDFMFAKKEQASMGLLTVQVSLDGKTQDIRLPGLRGQQGVPRDLTFDNIVVTLEYGSKIIDLPFAIRLNDFQLDRYPGSMSPSSYASEVTVIKEDGKSYDYRIFMNRTLNEGNFLFFQSSYFPDETGTVLSVNNDPGKWPTYFGYFLLTLGLFLNFFDKKSRFWKLTKFVSGKNLASIAIIFACTFASTSLQANETQQEVDTTAQTVDYLNKLKDDSLQTAEKFGKLVVQSNAGRMKPLSTLNREIIQKLSGKATFLGMTPDQLILGMLSKPDVWKDVKMIKIETPKLKKFLGVDEKDRYIAFSEVFRNGEYLLASEAEKALLTKPIDRGTYERDIIKLDERLNIMYSVFNGSLLNIYPKVKDGSSEDDNYKWYSPLEAMQIFTGQNQAAIESITRGFINAIVENKWEDVDNFINMMALYQEKVGADVILPKSKIDAEIWFNKLDIFFKLTLAYVLLGLIMLAVAFVVIFKPSFEPKKTTTIFFIILAVLFSLHTFGMGYRWVLSGHAPWSNIYETLVYISWSGIFAGVIFFRKSLLALSAAVIIAGIFMFTAHLTDVDPQITTLVPVLKSYWLTIHVSILTASYGFFGLSAILGFLTLIMFIFRKNRPHLDDIIKHVTAINEISLIIGLAALTIGNFLGGVWANESWGRYWGWDPKETWAYVSIVVYVLVIHLRFVKALNTPFVFATASLLAFASILMTYLGVNFYLSGMHSYATGDPVPIPTWAYVTVSIVIITILLAIKNRDLKESI, via the coding sequence TTGAAGCTTTACGATGTCTTATTTTCATTTAAGACTACACTAATTTTACTTGTCATTTTGGCAATTGGTGCTGGATATGCCACTTTTATTGAAAATGATTTTGGTACATCTTCAGCAAGAGTTCTGGTTTATAATAACCTTTGGTATGAAACTGTTCTTGTATTAACAACTATAAATTTAGCTGGAATAATTTTTAAATATAAAATGTGGAAAAATAAAGCTAGATTTATTTTTCATGCTTCATTTGTAGTTATCTTGATAGGTGCTGGTATAACTAGATATTTTGGATATGAAGGTATTATGCAAATACCTGAAGGGCAAACTGTAAATAAAATGCATTCTTTAGAACCTTATTTACAAGTTACTATAAAAGATGGTGATAAAGTTTATTACCAAGATTTTCAAGAAGAATTTACCTCTTTATTCCCTGAATTAAATAAATTTTCTCACAAAGTTATTTTTGAAAATAAATCTTTAGAAATTAATTATAAAGATTTTATGTTTGCAAAAAAAGAGCAAGCTAGTATGGGGCTTTTAACTGTTCAAGTAAGCCTTGATGGGAAAACTCAAGATATAAGACTTCCTGGTTTAAGAGGACAACAAGGAGTTCCAAGAGATTTAACTTTTGATAATATTGTAGTTACATTAGAATATGGTTCTAAAATTATTGATTTACCTTTTGCTATTAGATTAAATGATTTCCAACTTGATAGATATCCAGGAAGTATGTCTCCTTCATCTTATGCCTCTGAAGTTACAGTTATAAAAGAAGATGGAAAATCTTATGATTATAGAATTTTTATGAATAGAACTTTAAATGAAGGAAACTTCTTATTCTTCCAAAGTTCATATTTCCCTGATGAAACAGGAACGGTTTTATCAGTAAATAACGATCCAGGAAAATGGCCAACATATTTTGGATATTTTTTATTAACTTTAGGATTATTTTTGAACTTCTTTGATAAAAAATCAAGATTTTGGAAGTTAACAAAATTTGTTAGCGGTAAAAATTTAGCTTCTATTGCTATTATTTTCGCATGTACATTTGCATCTACTTCATTACAAGCAAATGAGACTCAACAAGAAGTTGATACAACAGCTCAAACTGTTGATTATTTAAATAAATTAAAAGATGATTCTTTACAAACAGCAGAAAAATTTGGAAAACTTGTTGTACAAAGTAATGCTGGAAGAATGAAACCACTTTCTACTTTAAATAGAGAAATTATTCAAAAATTAAGTGGAAAAGCAACTTTTTTAGGAATGACTCCTGATCAATTAATTTTAGGAATGCTATCTAAACCTGATGTTTGGAAAGATGTAAAAATGATAAAAATCGAAACTCCTAAATTAAAAAAATTTTTAGGTGTAGATGAAAAAGATAGATATATTGCCTTTTCTGAAGTATTTAGAAATGGTGAATATTTATTAGCATCAGAAGCTGAAAAAGCACTTCTTACAAAACCAATAGATAGAGGAACTTACGAAAGGGATATTATAAAGCTTGATGAAAGATTAAATATTATGTATTCTGTATTTAATGGTTCATTACTAAATATCTATCCAAAAGTAAAAGATGGATCATCAGAAGATGATAATTATAAATGGTATTCACCACTTGAAGCAATGCAAATTTTCACAGGTCAAAATCAAGCAGCAATTGAAAGTATAACAAGAGGATTTATAAATGCAATTGTTGAAAATAAATGGGAAGATGTTGATAATTTCATTAATATGATGGCATTGTATCAAGAAAAAGTAGGAGCTGATGTAATTCTTCCAAAATCAAAAATTGATGCAGAAATTTGGTTTAATAAGTTAGATATTTTCTTTAAATTAACTCTTGCTTATGTATTGTTAGGTCTTATTATGTTAGCAGTTGCATTTGTTGTAATATTTAAACCTTCATTTGAACCTAAAAAAACAACTACTATTTTCTTTATAATATTGGCTGTATTATTCTCATTACATACTTTTGGTATGGGATATAGATGGGTGTTATCAGGTCATGCTCCATGGTCAAATATATATGAAACTTTGGTTTATATTTCATGGTCAGGTATTTTTGCAGGAGTTATTTTCTTTAGAAAATCACTTTTAGCTTTAAGTGCTGCTGTTATTATTGCTGGAATTTTTATGTTTACTGCACACTTAACAGATGTTGACCCACAAATTACAACATTAGTACCTGTTTTAAAATCATATTGGTTAACAATCCACGTTTCTATTTTGACAGCGTCTTATGGATTCTTTGGACTTAGTGCCATTTTAGGATTCTTAACTCTAATTATGTTTATATTTAGAAAAAATAGACCTCATTTAGATGATATTATTAAACATGTAACTGCAATTAATGAAATATCTTTAATTATTGGATTAGCAGCACTTACAATTGGAAACTTCCTTGGTGGTGTTTGGGCAAATGAATCTTGGGGAAGATACTGGGGATGGGATCCAAAAGAGACTTGGGCTTATGTATCAATTGTAGTTTATGTACTAGTAATTCACTTAAGATTTGTAAAAGCACTTAATACTCCATTTGTATTTGCAACAGCTTCATTATTAGCTTTTGCTTCAATTTTAATGACTTATTTAGGAGTAAACTTCTACCTATCAGGAATGCACTCTTATGCAACAGGTGACCCTGTTCCAATTCCTACATGGGCTTATGTAACTGTAAGTATTGTAATTATTACTATTTTACTTGCAATAAAAAATAGAGATTTAAAAGAGTCTATATAA
- a CDS encoding AAA family ATPase, whose product MVIGIFLRNIKSYERTCFVPIVKNNKPYSFFIGENGVGKSSILEALDIYFNKRRDWNINKNNKNKDEVFIAPVHLLKKDNLKLKEKELNYLESINYTLLNWDIDNTNHMKSNEWTKSFYHFIKELNDLDNYYLFISPLHYEKKTAKLLFSFDKLIKDSIEDYNEDILKNLIDSIRNHYSYIYIPVETPVDEILRMETPEMQLLVKEDILKYTESVLNEKNIIDGKKNINIVDKINNKLEEFMVDINYTIKKIDDTYSYSAEGKSKKSLTAADIREQIFRAFFSIRSLNKNKKNIVQLSSGEKRKALIDIATAFLKQEKIREKNVILAIDEPETSMHMKKIFNQFKQLESLTINHDVQFLGTTHWYGFLPITDYGNLNHIYKEENLFEIRNFDFFNLFERNDNFPDDIEMKSFFELITSILTSIKSSEYNKWIICEGSDDKKYLEYYLKYNSKNQKLIVLPVSGCGNVRKIYNLLYASLSEKDKIKVKGKILCLVDTDLNITGLDNNISSDKDKIIFLRRLQLESNSTTLEKIGNSPNYYQTEVEDCLESKKFFNSIKEIFKNDLYEEVLDSYILNQDCNISRIKEHRGKKLLKFDDVKGKSKHVNMFENFILQLEEKNIKQKICREYTLTYNSTYIPNWIQEIINLLELEEIEIPNNDTNIANFNIELDDISLEEIDIPALDNLSLEINLPDLNNIALEEIDIPDLGNLHLEMNIPDLDNLSLEIDLPELDNLHLEKIDIDEELEELFFEKSEEYSKIIKILDMDKINVFDLDFVMKYIRENKFNIQLKKYLSKNLINLSKNNRIINVIVETKIQLNFTIIDLIKNMDYLTENPTIFYRMLIIVFNNKINIKDTDLNYIIRILNSKELQKNSANVNEFYFLIYAALKINNSEEIEKIFTNQLLINLINSIFTIIYFGYYNKYILIGYQLKNLVALSNSILNTKSFQPYINIYIHALKQYKVFDRLLELDKNKTFINKLSNYYHLEVKQDHTYNYLFNKIFNDFKIN is encoded by the coding sequence ATGGTAATAGGAATTTTTTTAAGAAATATAAAAAGCTATGAAAGAACTTGTTTTGTACCTATTGTAAAAAACAATAAACCATATTCTTTTTTTATTGGAGAAAATGGAGTTGGAAAAAGTTCTATTTTGGAAGCACTCGATATTTATTTTAACAAAAGAAGAGATTGGAATATTAATAAAAATAATAAGAATAAAGATGAAGTTTTTATTGCACCTGTTCATTTATTAAAAAAAGATAATTTAAAATTAAAAGAAAAAGAATTAAATTATTTAGAATCAATTAATTACACATTATTAAATTGGGACATAGATAATACAAATCATATGAAAAGTAATGAATGGACTAAATCTTTCTATCATTTTATAAAAGAATTAAATGATTTAGATAATTATTATTTATTCATTTCACCATTACATTATGAAAAAAAAACTGCTAAGTTATTATTTTCTTTTGATAAATTAATAAAAGATTCAATAGAAGATTATAATGAAGATATTTTAAAAAATTTGATAGATTCAATTAGAAATCATTATTCTTATATTTATATTCCAGTTGAAACACCTGTAGATGAAATTTTACGAATGGAAACCCCTGAAATGCAACTATTAGTAAAAGAAGATATCTTAAAATATACAGAAAGTGTTTTAAATGAAAAGAATATAATTGATGGAAAAAAAAATATAAATATTGTTGATAAAATAAATAACAAATTAGAAGAATTTATGGTTGATATAAATTATACAATTAAAAAAATTGATGACACTTACTCTTATTCAGCAGAGGGTAAAAGTAAAAAAAGCTTAACGGCAGCAGATATTAGAGAACAAATTTTTAGAGCATTCTTTTCTATTAGAAGTTTAAATAAAAATAAAAAAAATATTGTGCAGTTAAGTTCAGGAGAAAAAAGGAAAGCATTAATAGATATAGCAACAGCATTTTTAAAGCAAGAAAAAATTAGAGAAAAAAATGTAATTTTAGCAATTGATGAACCAGAAACTTCAATGCATATGAAAAAAATATTTAATCAATTTAAACAATTAGAAAGTTTAACAATAAATCATGATGTGCAATTTTTAGGAACAACCCATTGGTATGGATTTTTACCTATAACAGATTATGGAAATCTTAACCATATTTATAAAGAAGAAAATTTATTTGAAATAAGAAATTTTGATTTTTTCAATTTATTTGAAAGAAATGACAATTTCCCTGATGATATAGAAATGAAAAGTTTTTTTGAATTAATTACATCAATTTTAACTTCTATAAAATCTAGTGAGTATAATAAATGGATAATTTGTGAAGGAAGTGATGATAAAAAATATTTAGAATATTATTTAAAATATAATTCAAAAAATCAAAAATTAATAGTTTTGCCAGTTAGTGGCTGTGGTAATGTAAGAAAAATTTATAATTTATTATATGCTTCTTTATCTGAAAAAGATAAAATAAAAGTAAAAGGAAAAATTTTATGTTTAGTTGATACTGATTTAAATATTACTGGTTTAGACAATAATATTAGTTCAGATAAAGATAAAATTATTTTTTTAAGAAGATTACAGTTAGAAAGTAATTCTACAACTTTAGAAAAAATAGGAAATAGTCCAAATTATTATCAAACAGAAGTTGAAGATTGCTTGGAATCAAAAAAGTTCTTTAATAGTATAAAAGAGATTTTTAAAAATGATTTGTATGAAGAAGTACTAGATTCTTATATTCTTAATCAAGACTGTAATATTTCAAGAATTAAAGAACATAGAGGGAAAAAATTATTAAAATTTGATGATGTAAAAGGAAAATCTAAACATGTAAATATGTTTGAAAATTTTATATTGCAACTTGAAGAAAAAAATATTAAACAAAAAATATGTAGAGAATATACATTAACATATAATTCTACATATATACCTAATTGGATTCAAGAAATTATAAATTTACTTGAATTAGAAGAAATTGAAATACCAAATAATGACACCAATATAGCAAATTTTAATATAGAATTAGATGATATATCACTTGAAGAAATAGATATACCTGCTTTAGATAATCTATCTCTTGAAATAAATTTACCTGATTTAAATAATATAGCTCTTGAAGAAATAGATATACCTGACTTGGGGAATCTACATCTTGAAATGAATATACCTGATTTAGATAATCTATCTCTTGAAATAGATTTACCTGAATTGGATAATCTACATCTTGAAAAAATAGATATAGATGAAGAATTAGAAGAATTATTTTTTGAAAAATCTGAAGAATATTCTAAAATAATAAAAATTTTAGATATGGATAAAATAAATGTTTTCGATTTAGATTTTGTAATGAAGTACATACGAGAAAATAAATTTAATATACAGTTAAAAAAATATCTAAGTAAAAATTTAATTAATCTATCTAAAAATAATAGAATTATTAATGTAATTGTAGAAACAAAAATTCAATTAAACTTTACAATTATTGATTTAATCAAAAATATGGATTATTTAACAGAAAATCCAACAATATTTTACAGAATGTTAATTATTGTTTTTAATAATAAAATTAATATTAAAGATACAGATTTAAATTATATTATAAGAATTTTAAACTCAAAAGAATTACAAAAAAATAGTGCAAATGTTAATGAGTTTTATTTCTTGATATATGCAGCATTAAAAATAAATAATTCTGAAGAAATAGAAAAAATTTTTACAAATCAATTATTAATCAATTTAATTAATTCAATTTTTACGATTATTTATTTTGGTTATTATAATAAATATATATTAATTGGTTATCAATTAAAAAATTTAGTTGCACTAAGTAATAGTATATTAAATACAAAATCATTTCAACCTTACATTAACATATATATTCATGCTTTAAAACAATATAAAGTTTTTGATAGGCTATTAGAATTAGATAAAAATAAAACCTTTATAAATAAATTAAGTAATTATTATCATTTGGAAGTAAAACAGGACCATACATATAATTATTTATTTAATAAAATATTTAATGATTTTAAAATTAATTAA
- a CDS encoding site-specific integrase — MKFYNRNGILYVRKNGMRISTKLKDTKENRKLFESYAKNDEFFEKFDVKYKNVPTIVELCEEVLLEKEKLLKSTSYRAYESIFKSRIKNYFKNMLVNELKPLHIDKWYKTFTDRSTLTTAQSILKPAMEKAVLREFIKQTPLILTKPRFVTSYSLNPFTYEEVLKLINTCKTKWFKNFIGINFFTGMRTGELIGLKWSDVNFNDYTIEINRTITTGFIQTPKTKSSQRVIDMLPQCEEFLKEQRKITGLCEYVFIAPNLNKHFNTAMSFYPMWKRLLVECGLKYRGIYQLRHSFASNMLSSGEDLLWVSSMLGHKSGNITLEKYTKYMRRKRERKTIVLNSLDTELAQ; from the coding sequence ATGAAATTTTACAATCGAAATGGAATTCTTTACGTTAGAAAAAATGGAATGAGAATTTCAACAAAATTAAAAGACACAAAAGAAAACAGAAAGTTATTTGAAAGCTATGCTAAAAATGACGAGTTCTTTGAAAAATTTGATGTTAAATATAAAAATGTTCCAACAATAGTTGAACTTTGTGAAGAAGTTTTACTTGAAAAAGAGAAACTATTAAAATCAACTTCATATAGAGCATACGAAAGTATTTTTAAAAGTAGAATAAAAAACTATTTTAAAAATATGCTTGTAAATGAGTTAAAACCTTTACATATTGATAAATGGTATAAAACATTTACGGATAGAAGTACTTTAACAACTGCTCAATCAATTTTAAAACCTGCAATGGAAAAAGCAGTATTAAGAGAGTTTATAAAACAAACTCCTTTAATACTTACAAAACCAAGATTTGTAACTAGTTACAGTTTAAATCCTTTTACTTATGAAGAAGTTTTAAAATTAATAAATACTTGCAAAACTAAATGGTTTAAAAACTTTATTGGAATCAATTTTTTTACTGGAATGAGAACTGGTGAATTAATTGGTTTAAAATGGAGTGATGTTAATTTTAATGATTATACTATTGAAATTAATAGAACAATAACAACTGGTTTTATTCAAACTCCAAAAACAAAAAGTTCTCAAAGAGTAATTGATATGCTTCCTCAATGTGAAGAATTTTTAAAAGAACAAAGAAAAATAACTGGTCTTTGTGAATATGTTTTTATAGCTCCAAATTTGAATAAACATTTTAATACTGCAATGTCTTTTTATCCAATGTGGAAAAGACTTTTAGTTGAATGTGGTTTAAAATATAGAGGTATATATCAATTAAGACACTCTTTTGCAAGTAATATGTTATCTAGTGGAGAAGATTTACTTTGGGTGTCATCAATGCTAGGTCATAAGTCTGGAAATATAACTTTGGAAAAATATACAAAGTATATGAGAAGAAAGAGAGAAAGAAAAACTATTGTGTTAAATTCACTTGACACAGAGTTGGCACAGTAA
- the cmoB gene encoding tRNA 5-methoxyuridine(34)/uridine 5-oxyacetic acid(34) synthase CmoB, producing MNLEILQNKKQECRTWKNVEPWYLQLQEACKIEKSDLEIDYGDWFSVGEKEDLTNDEYEVILKTAKKLIPWRKGPFKIFGLEIDSEWQSNIKYNLIRPYFNLKDKVVADIGCNNGYYMFRMLEDKPKRLIGFDPSPLTLHQFEFINHFVKSDIVYEMLGVEHLEFYNHKFDFIFMLGVLYHRPDPVGTLKSLARGLNSKGEILIDTFMIDGENEICLTPNKRYSKIPNIYFIPTIPALKNWLERAGFENIEVIATTVTTSEEQRKTEWSFDQSLEDFLDENDKTKTVEGYPAPKRVYVKARKIL from the coding sequence ATGAATTTAGAAATATTACAAAATAAAAAACAAGAATGTCGTACTTGGAAAAACGTTGAGCCTTGGTATTTACAGCTTCAAGAGGCTTGTAAAATAGAAAAATCAGATTTAGAAATAGATTATGGTGATTGGTTTAGTGTAGGGGAAAAAGAGGATTTAACAAATGATGAGTATGAAGTTATACTTAAAACTGCTAAAAAGTTAATACCTTGGAGAAAAGGTCCTTTTAAAATTTTTGGTTTAGAAATAGATAGTGAATGGCAAAGTAATATCAAATATAATCTAATTCGTCCATATTTTAATCTAAAAGATAAAGTAGTGGCAGATATTGGATGTAACAATGGTTATTATATGTTTAGAATGCTTGAGGATAAACCTAAAAGATTGATTGGATTTGACCCATCACCATTGACTTTACATCAATTTGAGTTTATAAATCATTTTGTAAAATCAGATATTGTTTATGAAATGTTAGGGGTTGAACATTTAGAGTTTTATAATCATAAATTTGACTTTATTTTTATGTTAGGTGTTTTATATCATAGACCAGACCCAGTTGGAACATTAAAATCACTAGCAAGGGGATTAAATAGTAAAGGTGAGATTTTAATTGATACTTTTATGATTGATGGAGAAAATGAGATTTGTTTAACTCCAAATAAAAGATATTCAAAAATTCCAAATATCTATTTTATTCCAACGATTCCTGCTTTAAAAAATTGGTTAGAGCGAGCAGGGTTTGAAAATATAGAAGTAATAGCTACTACAGTTACTACAAGTGAAGAACAAAGAAAAACAGAATGGTCGTTTGATCAAAGTTTGGAAGATTTTTTAGATGAAAATGATAAAACAAAAACAGTTGAAGGTTATCCAGCTCCAAAAAGAGTTTATGTAAAAGCTAGAAAAATTTTATAA
- a CDS encoding GGDEF domain-containing protein: MKNRILELIKLSATNDSAYKSLESIFTLHEQLQYATNIKQVADDIFTWLNKEFKIDNMVFSLFDINKNTKEEILTKGEEFYLDDDFSHFFIINTHTSLNATLSFSVSSKVHHKIIEDKYPMIEAAFFQVSPIVQSAILKKNYIESSSLDSVTNVYNRNYLIENLTTHLRLSNNKQNEIYFLMIGIDHFKAVIDEFDYDIADKVLIELAKVIHSNINEFDMVGRLNGDEFLVSILNHTSEYQVEQLAKKIISDFAEVAILVNEERKQYLKKTICVGFEVYKLNSDITITECIKNADIALYEAKNKGRSELFKFSELSAEDTIDLF; encoded by the coding sequence ATGAAAAATAGAATTCTAGAACTAATAAAATTATCTGCTACTAACGATAGTGCTTATAAATCTTTAGAGAGTATTTTTACTCTTCATGAGCAATTACAATATGCAACAAATATCAAGCAAGTAGCTGATGATATTTTTACTTGGTTAAATAAAGAATTCAAAATTGATAATATGGTTTTTTCATTATTTGATATAAATAAAAATACAAAAGAAGAGATTTTAACAAAAGGTGAAGAGTTCTATTTAGATGATGATTTTTCACATTTTTTCATAATAAATACTCATACAAGCCTTAATGCAACTCTATCTTTTAGCGTAAGTTCTAAAGTTCATCATAAAATAATTGAAGACAAATATCCCATGATTGAAGCAGCTTTTTTTCAAGTTTCACCTATAGTTCAAAGTGCTATTTTAAAGAAAAATTATATTGAATCTTCATCATTAGACTCTGTTACTAATGTTTATAATAGAAATTATTTGATAGAAAATCTTACAACTCATTTAAGGCTTTCTAACAATAAACAAAATGAAATCTATTTTTTAATGATTGGAATTGACCATTTTAAAGCTGTAATTGATGAATTTGATTATGATATAGCTGATAAAGTTTTAATAGAACTCGCAAAAGTAATCCACTCTAATATTAATGAGTTTGATATGGTTGGAAGACTAAATGGTGATGAATTTTTAGTTTCAATTTTAAATCATACAAGTGAATATCAAGTGGAACAGCTTGCTAAAAAGATAATCTCTGATTTCGCTGAAGTTGCTATTTTAGTAAATGAAGAGAGGAAACAGTATCTTAAGAAAACAATTTGTGTTGGATTTGAAGTTTATAAATTAAACTCTGATATTACAATAACAGAATGTATAAAAAATGCAGATATTGCACTTTATGAAGCAAAAAATAAAGGCAGAAGTGAACTTTTTAAATTTAGTGAACTAAGCGCTGAAGATACTATTGATTTATTCTAA
- a CDS encoding GGDEF domain-containing protein, which produces MNLSCETIINENEKLKLSDLEKSCLNIFDYLNLHHNIKLLRINIKKNDSFENLFSCCESDVNYHINSLEFKQNCDTEMIFEFLSESLEEYESIKENLNFIKLSLQIFSQSLYNKYMEKTLNELSLVDSVTGSYNRCYLNNYVGNLLSLSNREQKKIAFVKIGIDQFKAVIDEFDYEIGDKVLKSLAKSLKNSIRESDIVIKISNDEFLVILLNVINENNAILITQKLINNFSQEKVIIDDNSKQTLMKTICGGISIYPDNATTIEEIIKKSDIALYEARNRGRSQFFLFNEEDTNKIDFF; this is translated from the coding sequence ATGAATCTATCTTGTGAAACAATTATAAATGAGAATGAAAAATTAAAACTTTCTGATTTGGAAAAAAGCTGTTTAAATATTTTTGATTATTTAAATTTACATCATAATATAAAGTTATTAAGAATAAATATTAAAAAAAATGATTCTTTTGAAAACTTGTTTAGTTGTTGTGAATCAGATGTAAATTATCACATAAATAGTTTGGAATTTAAACAAAACTGTGATACTGAAATGATTTTTGAATTTTTATCTGAAAGTTTAGAAGAATATGAAAGTATTAAAGAAAATCTGAATTTTATAAAATTATCTCTACAAATTTTTTCTCAATCTTTATATAACAAATATATGGAAAAAACTTTAAATGAACTCTCTTTAGTTGATTCTGTAACAGGTTCTTATAATAGATGTTATTTAAATAATTATGTTGGAAATCTATTAAGTTTATCAAATAGAGAACAAAAAAAGATAGCTTTTGTAAAAATTGGAATTGATCAGTTTAAAGCAGTTATTGATGAATTTGATTATGAAATAGGTGATAAAGTTTTAAAATCTCTGGCTAAAAGTTTAAAAAATAGTATAAGAGAATCTGATATTGTTATTAAAATTTCTAATGATGAATTTTTAGTTATTTTATTAAATGTTATTAATGAAAACAATGCTATACTAATAACACAAAAGCTTATTAACAACTTTAGTCAAGAAAAAGTTATAATTGATGATAATAGTAAACAAACTTTGATGAAAACTATTTGTGGGGGTATTTCAATATATCCTGACAATGCTACAACAATAGAAGAGATTATAAAAAAATCTGATATCGCTCTATATGAAGCTAGAAATAGAGGTAGAAGTCAGTTCTTCTTATTTAATGAAGAAGATACAAATAAAATAGATTTTTTTTAG